The following proteins come from a genomic window of Halomarina ordinaria:
- a CDS encoding DUF7346 family protein, with translation MRTLRDDDGTRYLLLKRSGESSLVRDPETGEERYVRNDRLTDVDGESPLETAAREVPPALRRLLAAVRDDRALGLLLEVDRRGPLAVRDLMAAYDLCESDTLGLLTEFRAAGLVERADVVGEPGYDTTDDARRALVALRERTDDSA, from the coding sequence CCGCTACCTCTTGCTCAAGCGCTCGGGCGAGAGTTCGCTCGTGCGCGACCCCGAGACCGGCGAGGAGCGCTACGTCAGGAACGACCGCCTCACGGACGTCGACGGCGAGTCGCCGCTCGAAACCGCCGCCCGCGAGGTGCCGCCGGCCCTCCGCCGACTGCTCGCCGCCGTCCGCGACGACCGCGCGCTCGGACTCCTGCTCGAAGTCGACCGTCGCGGCCCGCTCGCCGTTCGCGACCTGATGGCCGCCTACGACCTCTGCGAGAGCGACACCCTCGGACTCCTCACGGAGTTCCGCGCCGCGGGACTGGTCGAACGCGCCGACGTGGTCGGCGAACCGGGCTACGACACGACCGACGACGCGCGCCGGGCGCTGGTCGCGCTCCGCGAACGGACCGACGACTCGGCCTGA